In Carnobacterium sp. CP1, the following are encoded in one genomic region:
- a CDS encoding SRPBCC family protein — translation MAEFSLDFQLKSSIDTVWSALTDSTMLEKWIWKNDFKPSVGHTFQFQAEPNEWWDGIVTGKVLVVDAPNTLSYTWGTGSEVHTVTWSLTATGVETTHLHLDQTGISERPGALEGAESGQIALVGKLENVLAEM, via the coding sequence ATGGCAGAATTTTCATTAGATTTTCAGTTGAAAAGTTCAATCGATACTGTCTGGAGCGCACTAACCGATTCAACTATGTTAGAAAAATGGATATGGAAAAATGATTTTAAACCAAGTGTAGGGCATACCTTTCAATTTCAAGCGGAACCAAATGAATGGTGGGATGGAATTGTAACAGGCAAAGTCCTTGTGGTGGACGCTCCGAATACATTATCTTATACATGGGGCACAGGTTCTGAAGTACATACGGTTACATGGTCACTGACAGCAACAGGTGTTGAAACGACTCACTTGCACCTTGATCAGACCGGAATTAGTGAAAGACCAGGCGCCTTAGAAGGAGCTGAATCTGGTCAGATAGCATTAGTTGGAAAACTTGAAAACGTGTTAGCTGAAATGTAA